Part of the Patescibacteria group bacterium genome, GCTGTTGAACTTTGTGGTATCTTAGATGCTCCTGATTTACCAGTCTGTGGGAATGGTTTTCTGGAGATAGGAGAGGAATGTGATGATGGGAATAACGATGAAACAGATTTATGCGCGAACGAGTGTACTATTACTTACTGCGGGGATGGCGTAGTTCAAAGTCCGGATGGGTTTGGCATACTTGAGGAATGTGATGACGGGAATACGGAGAATGGCGATGGATGCTCGAGCCAGTGTGTAACTGAAGAACCTAGTGTGGTCGAAATTTGTGATTGGCAGGATTGCCGAGCGGGCGCGGCATCGGTTTCTATAGATGATAGCTTCAGTGCATGCCGTAATACCCTTAACGAAA contains:
- a CDS encoding DUF4215 domain-containing protein, whose translation is MCWSGMWLKNSETGETLDVSNGLENSCITEVLGGNFVADTIILQKCGWSWSSTDAVELCGILDAPDLPVCGNGFLEIGEECDDGNNDETDLCANECTITYCGDGVVQSPDGFGILEECDDGNTENGDGCSSQCVTEEPSVVEICDWQDCRAGAASVSIDDSFSACRNTLNENGFEGTYYLSYTGDFTQADWNLWNNIYDAGHEIGSHTA